A region of Panicum virgatum strain AP13 chromosome 8N, P.virgatum_v5, whole genome shotgun sequence DNA encodes the following proteins:
- the LOC120684733 gene encoding zinc finger MYM-type protein 1-like: MKRKRGGSAATDLRSFLQRAAAKKKPPEAEVVSPPTNENQMQIVVFQGQSTSGSGRNTIPLEAERDEQQQPPANPSIIEDDESMPIDESDSGDEDDSNYNIEHDPGLRPPISSYPVNDKDSVRRSYIALGPCQPRMKRELFPQHECGGMRRFQPKWFDEFKWLEYSMHTGAAYCFVCYLFKDSSKYPGGDAFVNEGFRNWNMKCRIRRHVGAINSAHNEAEEKYNLFMKPRTSICESIGSNSADFKAQYLARLTWSLKCIRYLLRQGLAFRGHNEGKDSNNQGNFRELLALLAGNFEEVNMVVLENAPHNCQMIDHKIQKQLIAACAHETTKFIIEELGDECFAILADESSDAYQQEQLALCLRYVNKNGEPVERFLGLVHVEDTTSLTLKQAIQSLLIKYQLPLSKIRGQGYDGASNMKGHVNGLKKLIMEESPFAYYVHCFAHQLQLTLVAVAKENIDCQWFFGQLAYLLNVLDMSCKKIRMLRIAQAEYMIEALKLGEIETGQGLNQEMGLARPGDTRWGSHYRTVMHVIHLYPSIKKVLFRVGKEGKGVEALGAQTMLRVFTSFEFIFLLHMMNEIFGYTNDLCNALQKREQDIVNAMDLIELTKVELDVLRRDAGWEEFLKNVTSFCEKHKVKVVDMDGKYIPIQRSAKFYRGATNYHRFHADMFLGVIDRQLQELNSRFDEVNTELLRCMAAFNPANSFSAFDNEKLVKLAGFYPHDFDFQERNQLRFQLHNYINDVRNDENFKNLRSLADLSMMLVKRDMISQYDIVYKLLKLVLVLPVATAGVERIFSAMNTIKNKLRSKMG; encoded by the coding sequence ATGAAAAGGAAGAGGGGTGGCAGTGCCGCTACTGATTTGAGATCGTTCTTGCAAAGAGCTGCTGCAAAGAAGAAACCTCCTGAGGCAGAGGTTGTTAGTCCACCTACTAATGAAAATCAAATGCAGATAGTAGTATTTCAAGGACAGAGTACCAGTGGGAGTGGGAGAAACACCATACCTCTTGAAGCAGAGAGagatgagcagcagcagccaccagcTAATCCCTCAATAATTGAAGATGATGAATCCATGCCTATAGATGAATCTGACTCCGGCGATGAAGATGATAGTAATTATAATATAGAGCATGATCCGGGATTGAGGCCTCCTATCTCAAGCTATCCTGTAAATGACAAAGATTCGGTTAGAAGGTCATACATTGCATTGGGACCATGTCAACCAAGAATGAAGAGAGAATTATTTCCTCAACATGAATGTGGAGGTATGCGCCGATTCCAACCTAAATGGTTTGATGAATTCAAGTGGCTAGAGTATAGTATGCATACAGGTGCTGCATATTGCTTTGTTTGCTACTTGTTCAAGGATAGTAGCAAATATCCTGGTGGAGATGCTTTTGTTAATGAAGGTTTTCGAAATTGGAATATGAAATGCAGAATTCGTAGGCATGTTGGTGCTATCAATAGTGCTCACAATGAAGCTGAGGAGAAATATAATTTGTTCATGAAACCTAGGACTTCAATTTGCGAGTCTATAGGCTCAAACAGTGCAGATTTCAAGGCTCAGTATCTAGCTCGTTTGACATGGTCACTAAAGTGCATAAGGTATCTTTTGCGTCAAGGGTTAGCTTTTCGTGGTCATAATGAGGGAAAGGATTCAAACAATCAAGGGAACTTCAGGGAACTTTTGGCTTTGCTGGCAGGGAATTTTGAAGAAGTTAATATGGTGGTTCTTGAAAATGCTCCACACAATTGCCAGATGATTGACCACAAGATTCAGAAACAACTTATTGCTGCTTGTGCTCATGAAACAACCAAATTTATTATAGAGGAACTTGGTGATGAATGCTTTGCCATTCTTGCTGATGAGTCTAGTGATGCCTACCAACAGGAACAATTGGCTCTTTGCTTGCGTTATGTCAATAAAAATGGAGAACCTGTTGAGCGGTTTCTTGGTCTTGTGCATGTTGAAGATACTACATCATTGACTCTTAAACAAGCAATTCAGTCGTTACTTATCAAATATCAGTTGCCTTTATCCAAGATACGTGGTCAAGGGTATGATGGAGCTAGTAATATGAAAGGTCATGTCAATGGTTTGAAGAAATTAATTATGGAAGAGTCCCCTTTTGCATATTATGTTCATTGCTTCGCCCATCAACTTCAGCTAACCCTTGTAGCTGTAGCTAAAGAGAATATTGATTGTCAATGGTTTTTTGGGCAACTTGCATATTTGTTGAATGTTCTAGACATGTCTTGCAAGAAAATCCGCATGCTTCGCATAGCTCAAGCTGAATACATGATTGAAGCACTGAAATTGGGTGAAATTGAAACTGGCCAAGGATTGAATCAAGAGATGGGCTTAGCAAGACCAGGTGATACACGTTGGGGATCTCATTATAGAACTGTTATGCATGTGATTCATTTGTATCCTTCAATCAAGAAAGTGCTTTTTAGAGTTGGGAAAGAAGGTAAAGGGGTTGAGGCATTAGGAGCTCAAACTATGCTCAGAGTATTTACCTCATTTGAGTTTATTTTTCTGCTCCACATGATGAATGAAATATTTGGATACACAAATGACTTATGCAATGCTTTGCAAAAGAGGGAGCAAGATATTGTAAATGCAATGGATCTTATTGAGCTCACAAAGGTGGAATTGGATGTTTTGAGAAGAGATGCTGGATGGGAAGAATTTCTTAAGAATGTCACTTCTTTCTGTGAGAAGCACAAAGTTAAAGTTgttgatatggatggaaagtatATTCCTATTCAAAGATCAGCTAAGTTCTATAGAGGTGCCACAAATTACCACAGGTTTCATGCTGATATGTTTTTGGGTGTCATTGATAGGCAACTTCAGGAGCTGAATAGCAGGTTTGATGAGGTAAACACAGAGCTACTTAGATGTATGGCAGCATTCAATCCAGCTAATTCTTTTTCTGCCTTTGATAATGAGAAGTTGGTTAAGCTTGCTGGGTTCTATCCTCATGACTTTGATTTTCAAGAGAGGAACCAACTTCGTTTTCAACTACACAACTATATTAATGATGTGAGGAATGATGAGAACTTCAAAAATTTGAGAAGTCTAGCAGACTTGTCTATGATGCTAGTTAAAAGAGATATGATTTCTCAGTATGACATTGTGTACAAACTTCTCAAATTGGTTCTAGTTCTTCCTGTTGCAACTGCTGGTGTTGAGAGGATTTTTTCTGCAATGAACACTATCAAAAACAAGTTAAGAAGCAAGATGGGATAG
- the LOC120686234 gene encoding UDP-glycosyltransferase 88A1-like has product MATHVLVRAMEGAANATTTTTAAGPPKRQVVLYPTPGMGHLFAMVELGRAIAARGLAVTIVVVDPPYDTGAPGPFFAGVSAANPSISFHRVPKADDLPPVASKHYEALIVEAVRAANPHLRALLAAAARPTRPAALVVDMFSGAALDVAGELGVPAYFFFTSGAACLAFFLHLPALHARTAASFRDMGEQLVRVPGVPPFPATHAIHATMDRGDAAYGAFMDAAAALCRCRGVIVNTFRSLEPRAVDAVVAGRCAPPGQPTPPVHCVGPLIKSLEFAEGGGECLPWLDKQPKASVVFLCFGSLGRFSAEQTRELAAGLEASGQRFLWVVRAPPGGDSEDDPARKFQKPPEPDLGALLPDGFLRRTRARGLVVKSWAPQRDVLAHGSVGGFVTHCGWNSVLEAVMAGVPMLGLPLHAEQRMNLRLLEKELRLAVALEGYDGGIVAAEEVATKVRWLMDSGGGTALRERTLAAMAQGKEALRQGGESEAALAGLVDLWMTS; this is encoded by the coding sequence ATGGCAACGCACGTACTCGTGAGGGCAATGGAGGGCGCCGCAaacgcgacgacgacgaccacggcggcggggcctcCGAAGAGGCAGGTCGTGCTGTACCCGACGCCGGGGATGGGCCACCTGTTCGCCATGGTGGAGCTCGGCAGGGCGATCGCGGCGCGGGGGCTCGCCGTCACAATCGTCGTCGTTGACCCACCCTACGACACGGGCGCTCCGGGGCCGTTCTTCGCGGGCGTCTCGGCGGCCAACCCGTCCATCTCCTTCCACCGCGTTCCCAAGGCCGACGACCTCCCGCCCGTGGCGTCCAAGCACTATGAGGCCCTCATCGTCGAGGCCGTCCGCGCCGCCAACCCGCACCTCCgggcgctcctcgccgccgctgcgcggcCCACCAGGCCGGCCGCCCTCGTCGTCGACATGTTCTCGGGAGCCGCGCTCGACgtcgctggggagctcggtgtgCCCGCCTACTTCTTCTTCACCTCCGGCGCGGCGTGCCTCGCCTTCTTCCTGCACCTCCCGGCCCTGCACGCGCGGACCGCCGCGAGCTTCCGCGACATGGGGGAGCAGCTCGTGCGCGTGCCGGGCGTCCCGCCATTCCCGGCGACGCACGCCATCCACGCCACCATGGATCGCGGCGACGCGGCCTACGGCGCCTtcatggacgccgccgccgccctctgccGCTGCCGGGGCGTCATCGTCAACACCTTCCGCTCCCTCGAGCCGCGCGCCGTGGACGCCGTCGTCGCgggccgctgcgcgccgcccgGCCAGCCGACGCCGCCGGTCCACTGCGTCGGGCCGCTGATCAAGTCGCTGGAGTTCGCCGAGGGCGGCGGGGAGTGCCTCCCGTGGCTGGACAAGCAGCCCAAGGCCAGCGTGGTGTTCCTCTGCTTCGGCAGCCTCGGCCGGTTCAGCGCGGAGCAGACcagggagctcgccgccgggctCGAGGCCAGCGGGCAGCGGTTCCTGTGGGTGGTCCGGGCGCCGCCCGGCGGCGACAGCGAAGACGATCCGGCGAGGAAGTTTCAGAAGCCACCGGAGCCGGACCTGGGCGCGCTGCTCCCGGACGGCTTTCTCCGGCGGACCAGGGCCAGGGGCCTCGTCGTCAAGTCGTGGGCGCCGCAGCGCGACGTGCTGGCGCACGGGTCCGTGGGCGGGTTCGTGAcgcactgcgggtggaactcggTGCTGGAGGCGGTGATGGCCGGCGTGCCAATGCTGGGCCTGCCGCTGCACGCGGAGCAGCGGATGAACCTGCGGCTCCTGGAGAAGGAGCTGCGGCTGGCCGTGGCGTTGGAAGGGTACGACGGCGGTAtcgtggcggcggaggaggtggcgacCAAGGTGCGGTGGCTGATggactccggcggcggcacggcgctcCGGGAGCGCAcgctggcggccatggcgcaggGCAAGGAGGCGCTGCGCCAGGGCGGCGAGTCGGAGGCCGCGCTGGCGGGGCTGGTAGACTTGTGGATGACCTCCTGA